A window of Apium graveolens cultivar Ventura chromosome 8, ASM990537v1, whole genome shotgun sequence contains these coding sequences:
- the LOC141680452 gene encoding uncharacterized protein LOC141680452 → MFKARNYCTIGSVLYRRALTEPLLRCLSPEEANQAILEVHTGICGEHLGGRNLALKIMRQGMCWPTLRKDYEDYVRKCQACQRHGNVSHRPTTEFNSILAPCLFYQWGVDIVGPFLKSKGQCQYIVVAVDYATKWVEAKPLSKIREKEMIGFFMEYVVFRFGIPRILVSDNGTQFIGAQFEKVSCLALRYEDLVQREMKLSSNPWLHVSYGEWFTFAEHCLDNRSSIFDAKAGIALNDNFGKLVSWYDNEWGYSTRVVDLIVHMAYVQTTPRSATGETPFRLDAVLPVEVSLISPRIEVFDPSLAAEGLCFHNDLLEETREESRLRMIAQQEKMARYFNKKVKNRRFEVRDFVLRDSAASQPTISGKFKPTWEGPYKVSKVVSAGTYKLSYLDGQPIKNAWNGIHLKKFYQ, encoded by the exons ATGTTTAAAGCAAGAAATTATTGCACGATCGGTTCAGTGTTATATCGACGTGCTCTAACTGAACCACTTCTCCGATGCTTAAGCCCGGAAGAGGCCAATCAAGCAATTCTCGAGGTTCACACGGGGATATGTGGCGAACATCTCGGGGGAAGGAACCTAGCTCTTAAAATCATGAGACAGGGGATGTGTTGGCCCACACTCCGAAAAGATTATGAGGATTACGTGCGCAAATGTCAGGCATGCCAGCGACATGGGAACGTGAGTCATCGACCCACAACGGAGTTCAACTCGATTCTCGCTCCCTGCCTTTTTTATCAATGGGGAGTCGATATCGTGGGACCTTTTCTCAAGTCTAAAGGTCAATGCCAATACATCGTGGTTGCAGTCGACTACGCGACAAAATGGGTCGAGGCAAAACCTCTCTCAAAGATCAGAGAAAAAGAGATGATTGGATTTTTTATGGAATATGTGGTATTTCGATTTGGAATTCCAAGGATTTTAGTTTCAGATAACGGGACGCAATTTATTGGCGCACAATTCGAGAAAGTT AGTTGTTTGGCTCTGCGATACGAGGACTTGGTCCAGAGGGAGATGAAATTGAGTAGTAACCCATGGCTACATGTTTCATATGGAGAGTGGTTCACCTTTGCAGAGCATTGTCTGGATAACAG GTCAAGCATCTTTGATGCCAAAGCAGGAATCGCTCTAAATGATAACTTTGGCAAGCTTGTTTCGTGGTATGACAATGAATGGGGATACAG CACCCGTGTGGTTGATTTGATCGTGCACATGGCATATGTCCA AACAACTCCTCGAAGTGCAACAGGAGAAACTCCTTTCCGCCTCGATGCCGTTTTGCCCGTCGAGGTCAGCTTGATTTCCCCTAGGATCGAGGTCTTTGATCCCTCTCTTGCAGCTGAAGGATTATGTTTTCACAATGACTTACTTGAAGAAACAAGAGAGGAATCTAGACTTCGCATGATAGCTCAGCAAGAGAAGATGGCAAGGTACTTTAACAAGAAAGTTAAAAATAGACGATTTGAAGTAAGAGACTTCGTCCTTCGAGACTCCGCCGCATCACAGCCAACAATCTCAGGAAAATTTAAACCAACATGGGAAGGTCCATACAAGGTATCGAAGGTCGTCAGTGcaggaacctacaagctctcGTACCTCGATGGTCAACCAATTAAGAATGCCTGGAATGGAATCCACCTCAAGAAATTCTACCAATGA
- the LOC141680454 gene encoding uncharacterized protein LOC141680454: protein MPVLFGSPPCQVWKVVKFHVISASSSFNAILGRTTITALKAITSISHLKMKFPTNFGIGEMMGDQTTARQCYLTTVSPRKKGEEDLEVNQVLEIDPRNSIESTNQNSCFPAEETEEIEVVISNPSKITKDMPGIPEVVARHSLHINKNVVPIRQKRRIFSDEKRTAIEQEIDRLLEAKFIEPVQFPTWISNVILVKKHNGKWRMCVDYSDVNKACPKDFYPLPNID from the exons ATGCCAGTTCTCTTTGGCTCACCACCTTGTCAGGTTTGGAAAGTCGTTAAGTTTCATGTGATCAGTGCTTCTTCCAGCTTTAATGCCATTTTGGGCCGCACCACTATCACAGCCCTAAAGgcaataacttcaatctcccatttGAAGATGAAATTTCCCACGAACTTCGGGATCGGAGAAATGATGGGAGATCAAACGACCGCGAGACAATGTTACCTGACAACAGTTTCCCCAAGGAAAAAGGGGGAAGAAGATCTAGAAGTGAACCAGGTACTCGAGATTGACCCCCGCAACTCAATTGAATCTACAAACCAGAATTCATGTTTCCCTGCAGAAGAAACAGAAGAAATCGAAGTGGTCATTAGCAACCCATCAAAGATAACCAAG GATATGCCAGGAATCCCCGAGGTTGTCGCACGCCACTCTCTCCACATCAATAAAAATGTCGTTCCAATACGACAGAAGCGTCGAATATTCTCCGATGAAAAAAGGACAGCTATCGAGCAAGAAATTGACCGACTCCTCGAAGCTAAATTCATCGAGCCTGTTCAGTTCCCCACATGGATCTCCAATGTCATTTTAGTCAAGAAACACAATGGAAAATGGCGAATGTGTGTCGATTATTCGGATGTTAACAAAGCATGCCCCAAAGACTTCTACCCACTTCCAAACATCGATTAG